In one Bartonella grahamii subsp. shimonis genomic region, the following are encoded:
- a CDS encoding type IV secretion system protein, producing the protein MKKQTILMAVAITLGISNPAKAWVFGAGAADLSASVPKKFPGLKWIFPSSKKPPQQKKTPPTMPLLDLLKKQLEETKKIHESITGSQKFDTKKLKNAQTDHSSFFLKNPETLYNKNKSSALSASLANILKEEEIPISINESSRFINNRIQYAAITDKAVSLKTFEEADNRYRQIEELLNEIKTTKDLKSIAELQAHIIGMLAMLQNETAKLQMVTHLRNAEYALIKQQKDKHNIKILNSKNTQMPTIKFIR; encoded by the coding sequence ATGAAAAAGCAGACCATTTTAATGGCAGTAGCAATAACTTTAGGGATTTCAAATCCAGCAAAGGCTTGGGTTTTTGGTGCTGGAGCGGCGGATTTGTCAGCATCAGTTCCAAAGAAGTTTCCCGGTTTAAAATGGATTTTCCCTTCATCTAAAAAACCTCCACAACAAAAGAAAACGCCACCTACTATGCCTCTCCTCGACCTCTTAAAAAAACAACTTGAGGAGACAAAAAAAATACATGAATCTATAACGGGAAGCCAAAAATTCGACACTAAAAAACTTAAAAATGCACAAACAGATCACAGCAGTTTTTTTCTCAAAAATCCAGAGACACTCTACAATAAAAATAAATCTTCTGCTCTATCTGCATCACTTGCAAATATTTTAAAAGAAGAAGAAATTCCTATCTCTATCAATGAATCTAGCCGTTTTATCAACAATCGTATCCAATATGCAGCCATCACTGATAAAGCTGTAAGTCTAAAGACTTTTGAAGAAGCAGACAATCGTTATCGGCAAATTGAAGAACTATTAAACGAAATCAAAACAACAAAAGATCTAAAAAGTATTGCTGAGTTACAAGCACATATAATTGGAATGCTTGCTATGCTACAAAATGAAACAGCAAAATTACAAATGGTCACACATTTACGCAACGCTGAATATGCACTTATCAAACAGCAGAAGGACAAACATAACATAAAAATTTTGAATAGTAAAAACACGCAAATGCCTACCATAAAATTTATTAGATAG
- a CDS encoding type IV secretion system protein, which produces MNFTIFTQLFDKIDQITKTYVTDISSKAIATITPFISIGITIAFIIYGWLIIRGAIDMPLSGFVNRFIRISIITSIALTAGLYQPEITNMITQMPHDLSKALITNPLNDKQLMGLLDNAAGKGFLYASRLFEETIFFDANGLLYSLLGILILLATSLVVAIGGGLVLLTKIAIALLVGWGPIFIIALLWQPTYRFFEQWIAQVLSYTILFVLLATIFNLMMNIFANYLGDMKFDYGQNMGYMFGGVLILSIISIMLLLKLASIANALAKGVTFGHLWKIR; this is translated from the coding sequence ATGAACTTCACGATATTCACGCAACTTTTCGATAAAATTGATCAGATAACAAAGACATATGTCACAGATATTTCCTCAAAAGCAATTGCTACAATTACACCCTTCATCTCAATCGGGATCACCATCGCTTTTATCATCTATGGATGGCTCATCATTCGCGGTGCTATAGATATGCCTCTCTCCGGATTTGTAAACCGTTTCATACGGATAAGCATTATTACTTCAATAGCTCTTACCGCAGGACTGTATCAGCCAGAAATCACAAATATGATAACTCAAATGCCTCATGATTTATCAAAAGCACTCATAACAAATCCACTCAATGATAAGCAATTAATGGGCTTACTTGACAATGCAGCAGGCAAAGGATTTCTATATGCAAGCCGCCTTTTCGAAGAAACTATCTTCTTCGATGCCAACGGTCTGCTTTACAGTCTCTTAGGTATCCTCATCTTGCTAGCAACAAGCCTCGTAGTTGCAATCGGCGGTGGTCTCGTCTTACTAACAAAAATCGCTATTGCACTCCTCGTAGGATGGGGACCAATCTTCATTATTGCTCTACTCTGGCAACCAACCTATCGCTTCTTTGAGCAATGGATAGCACAAGTCTTAAGCTATACAATCCTCTTTGTACTCTTAGCAACCATATTTAATCTAATGATGAATATCTTTGCAAACTATTTGGGCGATATGAAATTCGATTACGGACAGAATATGGGATACATGTTTGGGGGAGTTCTTATCCTGTCCATTATATCCATTATGCTGTTACTTAAACTGGCAAGCATTGCCAATGCTCTCGCAAAAGGCGTTACATTTGGGCATCTATGGAAAATTAGGTAA
- a CDS encoding membrane lipoprotein lipid attachment site-containing protein produces the protein MKKIIFAILIANILSACALAPKPKQPNDRNRVPINKTIPAEIKRGTI, from the coding sequence ATGAAGAAAATCATTTTTGCAATTTTAATTGCAAATATCTTATCGGCTTGCGCGTTAGCGCCAAAGCCAAAGCAACCAAATGATAGGAACCGCGTGCCTATTAATAAAACAATCCCTGCCGAAATCAAGCGAGGAACCATATGA
- a CDS encoding type IV secretion system protein produces MRKILIITGMAMFFGMPNLAKGFEFSWGWSPNPKVLKKKTPPQFRLPEEYLTIIELLKKQIDLKEKQLSATEEAYNAITYDSIIEDQEVKTKKETYDSLFLKNSSSIYNKDRRSDASYQQILEEQKNVSEPSDHVNRNFLGRVQFTSVMDKAIALQALKASEKRLEHILSLLDEFKKAKNLKDIVDFQANVDGILAMIENESIKLQMVAQLRDAEYALIKTKRRELDLKVFNSTNQTMPAIRFQ; encoded by the coding sequence ATGAGAAAGATTCTTATTATAACAGGAATGGCTATGTTCTTTGGAATGCCAAATTTAGCTAAGGGATTTGAGTTTAGTTGGGGTTGGTCTCCAAACCCAAAAGTATTAAAAAAGAAAACACCTCCACAATTTCGTCTACCAGAAGAATATCTGACAATTATTGAGTTATTAAAAAAACAGATTGATTTGAAAGAAAAACAACTTTCAGCAACAGAAGAAGCTTATAACGCTATAACTTATGATTCTATAATTGAGGATCAGGAGGTTAAAACTAAGAAGGAAACATATGACAGTCTTTTTTTAAAAAATTCCAGTTCGATCTATAATAAAGATAGACGTTCAGATGCATCATATCAACAGATTCTGGAGGAACAAAAAAATGTTTCTGAGCCTTCGGATCACGTGAATAGGAATTTTTTGGGACGTGTACAGTTTACGTCAGTTATGGATAAAGCTATAGCTCTACAAGCTTTGAAAGCATCAGAAAAACGCCTTGAGCATATCTTATCCCTGTTAGACGAATTTAAGAAAGCAAAAAATCTAAAAGATATTGTCGATTTTCAAGCAAATGTAGACGGTATATTAGCTATGATCGAAAATGAATCTATAAAGCTGCAAATGGTTGCGCAGTTACGTGATGCTGAGTACGCGCTTATCAAAACAAAAAGACGCGAACTTGATCTAAAGGTTTTTAACAGTACAAACCAAACAATGCCTGCCATAAGATTTCAATAA
- a CDS encoding type IV secretion system protein has product MNFTIFTQLFDKIDQITKTYVTDISSKAIATITPFISIGITIAFIIYGWLIIRGAIDMPLSGFVNRFTRISIITSIALTAGLYQPEITNMITQMPHDLSKALITNPLNDKQLMGLLDNAAGKGFLYASRLFEETIFFDANGLLYSLLGILILLATSLVVAIGGGLVLLTKIAIALLVGWGPIFIIALLWQPTYRFFEQWIAQVLSYTILFVLLATIFNLMMNIFANYLGDMKFDYGQNMGYMFGGVLILSIISIMLLLKLASIANALAKGVTFGHLWKIR; this is encoded by the coding sequence ATGAACTTCACGATATTCACGCAACTTTTCGATAAAATTGATCAGATAACAAAGACATATGTCACAGATATTTCCTCAAAAGCAATTGCTACAATTACACCCTTCATCTCAATCGGGATCACCATCGCTTTTATCATCTATGGATGGCTCATCATTCGCGGTGCTATAGATATGCCTCTCTCCGGATTTGTAAACCGTTTCACACGGATAAGCATTATTACTTCAATAGCTCTTACCGCAGGACTGTATCAGCCAGAAATCACAAATATGATAACTCAAATGCCTCATGATTTATCAAAAGCACTCATAACAAATCCACTCAATGATAAGCAATTAATGGGCTTACTTGACAATGCAGCAGGCAAAGGATTTCTATATGCAAGCCGCCTTTTCGAAGAAACTATCTTCTTCGATGCCAACGGTCTGCTTTACAGTCTCTTAGGTATCCTCATCTTGCTAGCAACAAGCCTCGTAGTTGCAATCGGCGGTGGTCTCGTCTTACTAACAAAAATCGCTATTGCACTCCTCGTAGGATGGGGACCAATCTTCATTATTGCTCTACTCTGGCAACCAACCTATCGCTTCTTTGAGCAATGGATAGCACAAGTCTTAAGCTATACAATCCTCTTTGTACTCTTAGCAACCATATTTAATCTAATGATGAATATCTTTGCAAACTATTTGGGCGATATGAAATTCGATTACGGACAGAATATGGGATACATGTTTGGGGGAGTTCTTATCCTGTCCATTATATCCATTATGCTGTTACTTAAACTGGCAAGCATTGCCAATGCTCTCGCAAAAGGCGTTACATTTGGGCATCTATGGAAAATTAGGTAA
- a CDS encoding membrane lipoprotein lipid attachment site-containing protein yields the protein MKKIIFAILIANILSACALAPKPKQPNDRNRVPINKTIPAEIKRADI from the coding sequence ATGAAGAAAATCATTTTTGCAATTTTAATTGCAAATATCTTATCGGCTTGCGCGTTAGCGCCAAAGCCAAAGCAACCAAATGATAGGAACCGCGTGCCTATTAATAAAACAATCCCTGCCGAAATCAAGCGAGCAGATATATGA
- a CDS encoding type IV secretion system protein: MRKILIITGMITLLGMINLTLTSNFSWGSGTQDSTVQIPVSVLKEEYLQLFKLLEKKTELSKKQLDETLKIYDSITGNRVTKKILPKDDILYFLQNPQSIYPKPQPIYNVLTYGMHSSSMPLFYKHYIYSILVNEKYHIPTPLKQMNTEINTRLKYRGAIAKAISLQALQHAEKRFERITNLLNTTNKTQDLKEAAKLQAELKYMLAMIQNESIKIQMVKNLINSEKAIIDTQRVRIYLPALKSNQTMPAIRFQ, from the coding sequence ATGAGAAAGATTCTTATTATAACAGGAATGATTACCCTTTTGGGAATGATAAATTTAACTCTAACGTCTAACTTTAGTTGGGGTTCTGGGACTCAAGATTCAACTGTTCAAATTCCTGTATCTGTTTTAAAAGAAGAATATCTACAACTTTTTAAATTGTTAGAAAAAAAAACTGAATTGAGTAAAAAGCAACTCGATGAAACGCTAAAGATATATGATTCTATAACGGGTAATAGAGTAACTAAGAAAATATTGCCAAAAGATGACATACTATATTTTCTTCAAAATCCGCAGTCAATCTACCCAAAACCACAACCTATCTACAACGTTCTCACCTACGGGATGCATAGCAGCTCTATGCCACTCTTCTATAAACATTATATTTACAGCATTCTTGTGAATGAGAAGTACCATATTCCTACACCACTAAAGCAGATGAATACAGAAATTAATACACGTCTCAAATATAGAGGGGCTATCGCTAAAGCTATAAGTTTGCAAGCTCTTCAGCATGCAGAGAAGCGTTTTGAAAGAATCACTAATTTATTAAATACTACAAACAAAACGCAGGATTTGAAAGAAGCTGCTAAGTTGCAAGCAGAGCTAAAATACATGTTAGCCATGATTCAAAATGAATCTATAAAGATTCAAATGGTCAAAAATTTAATCAATAGTGAAAAAGCTATTATCGACACACAAAGAGTTAGGATCTATCTACCAGCTCTTAAATCAAACCAAACAATGCCTGCCATAAGATTTCAATAA
- a CDS encoding type IV secretion system protein, which produces MNFTIFTQLFDKIDQITKTYVTDISSKAIATITPFISIGITIAFIIYGWLIIRGAIDMPLSGFVNRFIRISIITSIALTAGLYQPEITNMITQMPHDLSKALITNPLNDKQLMGLLDNAAGKGFLYASRLFEETIFFDANGLLYSLLGILILLATSLVVAIGGGLVLLTKIAIALLVGWGPIFIIALLWQPTYRFFEQWIAQVLSYTILFVLLATIFNLMMNIFANYLGDMKFDYGQNMGYMFGGVLILSIISIMLLLKLASIANALAKGVTFGHLWKIR; this is translated from the coding sequence ATGAACTTCACGATATTCACGCAACTTTTCGATAAAATTGATCAGATAACAAAGACATATGTCACAGATATTTCCTCAAAAGCAATTGCTACAATTACACCCTTCATCTCAATCGGGATCACCATCGCTTTTATCATCTATGGATGGCTCATCATTCGCGGTGCTATAGATATGCCTCTCTCCGGATTTGTAAACCGTTTCATACGGATAAGCATTATTACTTCAATAGCTCTTACCGCAGGACTGTATCAGCCAGAAATCACAAATATGATAACTCAAATGCCTCATGATTTATCAAAAGCACTCATAACAAATCCACTCAATGATAAGCAATTAATGGGCTTACTTGACAATGCAGCAGGCAAAGGATTTCTATATGCAAGCCGCCTTTTCGAAGAAACTATCTTCTTCGATGCCAACGGTCTGCTTTACAGTCTCTTAGGTATCCTCATCTTGCTAGCAACAAGCCTCGTAGTTGCAATCGGCGGTGGTCTCGTCTTACTAACAAAAATCGCTATTGCACTCCTCGTAGGATGGGGACCAATCTTCATTATTGCTCTACTCTGGCAACCAACCTATCGCTTCTTTGAGCAATGGATAGCACAAGTCTTAAGCTATACAATCCTCTTTGTACTCTTAGCAACCATATTTAATCTAATGATGAATATCTTTGCAAACTATTTGGGCGATATGAAATTCGATTACGGACAGAATATGGGATACATGTTTGGGGGAGTTCTTATCCTGTCCATTATATCCATTATGCTGTTGCTTAAACTGGCAAGCATTGCCAATGCTCTCGCAAAAGGCGTTACATTTGGGCATCTATGGAAAATTAGGTAA